One genomic segment of Candidatus Binatus sp. includes these proteins:
- a CDS encoding nitroreductase family deazaflavin-dependent oxidoreductase, with protein sequence MNERHEFNRKIIEEFRANAGKVGGMFANAPMILITTTGAKSGQARTTPLVYSKDGDRYVIIASMAGAPNNPDWYHNLKTHPTATVEIGAEKFKVKAGIATGDDRERLYNQQAALLPMFNDYRKKTTRQIPVFVLERVA encoded by the coding sequence ATGAATGAGCGGCATGAATTCAATCGCAAGATCATCGAAGAGTTTCGCGCCAACGCCGGCAAGGTCGGCGGCATGTTCGCCAATGCGCCGATGATCCTGATCACGACCACCGGCGCAAAAAGCGGCCAGGCTCGCACCACGCCGCTGGTTTATTCTAAGGATGGCGACCGGTACGTGATTATCGCTTCGATGGCGGGCGCGCCGAATAATCCGGATTGGTACCACAACCTGAAGACGCATCCGACGGCGACGGTCGAAATCGGCGCCGAAAAATTCAAGGTGAAGGCCGGTATCGCGACTGGCGACGACCGCGAACGATTGTACAATCAGCAGGCCGCGCTGCTGCCCATGTTCAATGACTACCGGAAAAAGACGACGCGGCAGATACCGGTGTTCGTGCTCGAACGCGTCGCCTAG
- a CDS encoding 3-keto-5-aminohexanoate cleavage protein: protein MGRPVMIEAAINGNAMRELNPNIAYAPAQIANDAIATARAGAALIHFHVRDPETGRWVQDVPYYSEVYRRTRAVCDPLLWPTFPFNGTPAERFSHFVALSKDPATKPDLGGADLGSVNLATYDRVAKKIRGANFVYLNSFETCRYFLETSRELGLRPTLQIFEPGFLRAALVFLDQGLLTEPLILKFYLGGDEQSFGLPPTLKSLEAYLEMIKGVRCNWFAATLGGDNLPMVPTIVSLGGHVRVGLEDYQYANDGQLSNPQIVERAAAMIRAMGHEVATIKQTRELLEV from the coding sequence ATGGGCAGACCAGTGATGATCGAGGCGGCGATCAACGGCAACGCGATGCGCGAGCTGAATCCCAATATCGCGTACGCGCCCGCACAGATCGCCAACGACGCAATCGCGACCGCCAGGGCGGGCGCTGCGCTTATTCATTTTCACGTGCGCGATCCGGAGACGGGGCGCTGGGTGCAGGACGTCCCGTACTACTCCGAAGTTTACCGGCGCACGCGCGCGGTGTGCGATCCGCTACTCTGGCCGACGTTTCCATTCAACGGCACGCCGGCCGAGCGCTTCAGCCATTTCGTTGCGCTATCCAAGGATCCCGCGACCAAGCCGGATCTCGGCGGCGCGGACTTGGGGTCGGTGAACCTCGCAACCTACGATCGCGTCGCCAAAAAAATTCGCGGCGCGAACTTTGTCTATCTCAACAGCTTTGAGACCTGCCGCTATTTTCTCGAGACCTCGCGCGAACTCGGGCTCCGTCCGACGCTGCAGATTTTCGAACCCGGATTTCTGCGCGCCGCGCTGGTCTTTCTCGATCAGGGACTGCTCACCGAACCGCTGATTCTGAAATTCTACCTCGGCGGCGACGAGCAATCCTTCGGGCTGCCGCCGACGCTCAAAAGCCTCGAGGCGTATCTCGAAATGATCAAGGGCGTGCGATGCAACTGGTTTGCCGCGACGCTCGGCGGCGACAATCTGCCGATGGTGCCGACGATCGTGAGCCTCGGCGGACATGTCCGGGTCGGACTCGAAGACTATCAGTATGCAAACGACGGCCAGCTATCGAATCCGCAGATTGTCGAGCGCGCCGCGGCGATGATTCGCGCGATGGGCCATGAAGTCGCGACGATCAAGCAGACCCGCGAACTGCTCGAGGTCTAG